Proteins found in one Camelus bactrianus isolate YW-2024 breed Bactrian camel chromosome 5, ASM4877302v1, whole genome shotgun sequence genomic segment:
- the SLC19A3 gene encoding thiamine transporter 2, whose product MSCFQASPRHSWIYPTVILCLFGFFSTMRPSEPFLMPYLSGPDKNLTSAELTKEVFPVWTYSYLVLLLPVFILTDYIRYKPVIILQGLSFITTWLLLLFGQGVRTMQVVEFFYGMVTATEVAYYAYIYSVVSPEHYQKASGCCRSATLVAYTVASVLAQLLVSLASLSYFYLNVISLASVSMAFLFSLFLPMPQKSMFFHAKPSKEAPPKPPGGDVVSEEPQMDLKPVCQELYTISGNPGIGQQSSPKPENVVLRVFVQWLRDLKECYSSKRLFYWSLWWAFSTAGFNQVLNYIQVLWDYKAPSQSSTIYNGAVEAVATFGGAVAAFAVGYVKVNWDLLGELALAVFSVVNAGALFLMHYTTNIWVCYAGYLIFKTSYMLLITIAVFQIAVNLSVERYALVFGINTFIALVIQTIVTVIVVDQGGLGLPISIQFLVYGSYFAVIAGIFLMRSTSIIYSAECQKKVLRSATSQTPDGPHPEEPRNVIMGTKL is encoded by the exons CTCACAAAGGAGGTCTTCCCCGTGTGGACGTATTCCTACCTGGTGCTGCTGCTCCCAGTGTTCATCCTCACCGATTACATCCGCTACAAGCCGGTCATCATCCTGCAAGGCCTTAGCTTCATCACGACCTGGCTGCTGCTCTTGTTTGGCCAAGGAGTGAGGACCATGCAGGTTGTAGAGTTCTTCTACGGGATGGTCACTGCCACCGAGGTGGCCTACTACGCCTACATCTACAGCGTGGTCAGCCCGGAGCACTACCAGAAAGCGAGCGGCTGCTGCCGGAGCGCCACGCTGGTGGCCTACACGGTGGCCTCCGTGCTGGCCCAGCTCTTGGTGTCCTTGGCCAGCCTGTCATACTTCTACCTCAATGTCATATCCTTGGCCTCTGTCTCCATGGCCTTCCTTTTCTCACTTTTCCTACCAATGCCTCAGAAGAGCATGTTTTTTCACGCCAAACCCAGCAAGGAAGCCCCTCCAAAGCCACCAGGAGGGGATGTTGTCTCAGAGGAACCTCAGATGGATCTCAAACCAGTCTGCCAAGAACTGTACACCATTTCAGGCAACCCCGGTATTGGCCAGCAGAGCAGCCCAAAGCCAGAAAATGTCGTTTTGAGAGTTTTTGTGCAGTGGTTACGAGATTTGAAGGAGTGTTACTCCTCAAAGCGTCTTTTCTACTGGTCCCTGTGGTGGGCTTTTTCCACAGCAGGTTTTAACCAGGTTTTGAACTATATTCAAGTCCTTTGGGATTACAAGGCACCATCCCAGAGCTCTACAATATATAATGGGGCTGTAGAAGCTGTTGCAACCTTTGGCG GGGCCGTGGCCGCCTTTGCTGTGGGTTATGTGAAAGTCAACTGGGACCTTCTGGGAGAGTTGGCTCTGGCCGTCTTCTCAGTTGTCAATGCAGGTGCCCTGTTTCTCATGCATTACACGACCAACATATGGGTGTGCTATGCTGGCTATTTGATTTTCAAGACGAGCTATATGCTTCTTATCACCATAGCAGT ATTTCAGATCGCAGTTAACCTGAGTGTGGAACGCTATGCCCTGGTGTTTGGAATCAACACCTTCATTGCCCTGGTGATTCAGACCATTGTAACTGTGATAGTAGTAGATCAGGGAGGACTGGGGCTGCCGATCAGCATTCAG tttttagTTTACGGGAGTTATTTTGCTGTCATTGCTGGCATTTTCCTAATGAGAAGCACGTCCATTATCTACTCAGCTGAATGCCAAAAGAAAGTGCTGAGGTCTGCTACAAGTCAGACTCCAGATGGACCACATCCAGAAGAGCCAAGGAATGTCATCATGGGAACAAAGCTCTAA